Within Saccharomycodes ludwigii strain NBRC 1722 chromosome IV, whole genome shotgun sequence, the genomic segment CATAATTTATAGTACATTCTTCTGTAACCAAGGATACGTTAACCGATTCTACACCGTTTAAATCTTCTAATTGTTTGGTGATTGTAGCCACACATGCACTACAAGTCATACCTTGAACGTTGAAATGGATTCTGTTAGTCTCAGAATCATTATTGAGTGTACTTATATTACCATTTATGTTACTGCCATTGCTAGCTTTAATCGTTTGTTTCACTTCTTCTTGCTTATTCCCCCCGTCCTTTTCCTctaaagatattaaatttgCATCAAACCCACAATCTTCTATTACTTCTATTAAATCTTCATGGCTTTTAATAAGAGTTGAATCATAATCTACGTTACATTCTTCAGTAACTAAAGATACATTAACCGATTCTACACCCTTTAGGTTTTCTAGTTGCTTGGTGATTGTAGCCACACAGGCGCTACAAGTCATACCTTGTACACTTATTAACGCTCTAgtcataatatatatataaatttaaaagttttattctttttcctattctttttcttttttttacgaTAATTTAATCTcgttttatattatatataacaacttgaaatgaaaaaaaaaaataatgacaagCAAATTGAGCTTGGTTCAGTAAATATAATCTCTTTTATATtcaaatgtatatatatatatatatatatatatatatatgtatgcTTTTAGaagatgttttttttttgtttttttttttttttttggctaCTTTTGCTACTTTTGCtacttttgattttttataagAAGTTTAAGTTAGCAAGATGCGTAAAAACTTCAAGGATgcatatgtatatatatatatatattaaaaaaaaaaaaataaaaaaaaaagaaagaaaaacagaaaaatatagatattttatcattCCTTATAatagtttatatattaCCAAATACAGTTCTATACCTGTATTATTGACCCCCCATTGAAAAGAGTGAAAAATTgcattgttaatattattttgaatgTTAAATGACAATTGCAAGAAATGTCTATGATTAAACCAAAAGTTAATGACTGTTTTGTGGGTGCAACACtcttaaaaaataattggtataatacaaaaatgctcattttttttgtgaaaaGCTGCACAAGTTTTTAGCTgcattttatttcatttttcattaaaaggtgtaaaaaaaaaaagattaaaaggGTGTAAAAAGTAACCATTATACGATAATTCATATTCGGTACTCTACGGAATACTTCGGTATACATGCTTAtacaattatataaataaaaaaaaaaaaaaaaaaaaaaaaagagaataaaaaagaattaaaaaataactaaaggataaattgaagaaaaataatatatatatatattaaaaacaaaagggaaaaaaaaaaaaaaaaaaaaagacacgTCTGTACAATTAAAGCTTTATCTCCTCTTATTgccatcattattattgctgttCCCATTTTCATAATATTTGACCGGCTTGTATTTCTGCAGCTTGTAACCACCGTAACAACGATCATCAGTAACATTTATATTCAAATCATTTTCCAAGTGGCTTATATGCTTTAACCTTTGAAGTTCCTGCCAACGCGCCAACTGAGCGTGTTTATGCAATTCAAATCCAAAAATCTTGGGCACATAATTGTCAATTGGATGTTTAGGAACCAATTGTGGATATTGTTGTAAAAACATCCCAGGAAAACTAGTACCAAAAAAGGCACCGTCTATAGTACTGTGTCTTGAGGATTTGGGGGTGTACAAATCCTCGCAGCTGGGACAATATAACTTAACATAATCCATATCCGGCTGGTCATGTAATCCTATAGGTAGCAAAGGTTGATAGTTACAAAACACACGTGGACATCTGCCGAAATCTGCATCCTTGTATTTAGTATACATTTTCTCTAAACCTTTTATAGTAATCACGTAACGGGCATGTATCAAACCATACAGCTTGTTTGCATCTGCTTCTAATAGTTCCAATTCTTTGGTGCTCATGCGCTCTAAAGTAGACTCACCTAACTcatcaataatatattGTATTACCGTAGAGAACCTACAAGATACGAATTTATGTAGATTGATTAAATTGAAACGATCTGTTATATAATCTGTATCGATATcacaaaaatattcatgGCTTTTCTTACCTAAAAATGTATCAATCCATTGTTCAACATAATCACTttcatcatcgtcatcattatcatcatcgtcatcatcatcatcatcatcatcttcttcgtCATTCATACGAATATCTTCTTGagtaacattttttttggatgaTATGGAAGAGGCTTTGTTCTTGGCGATAACTTTAGTATTGTTAGATTCCTTAACTAATGAATTATCTTGGTTTTTTGTCTGACTTGCCatgatttcttttttaggATGACCGTTTCCTTATTTACAacttaaaagttttatttaactTTGAGCGAAATACAGGAACGAATAtatgtttctttttctttttctttttattttcccctttcctttttgttctataataaaatgaataCTGACAGAAAACttttgaagaagaagggTTGTGTGAGTGCGGCGGCGGCGGAGAAAAGGAATTAAAAGTTTGCTTTCtctgtttttctttattatattttactCTGTCTAAGCTATTTAATCCTTTTAGTTTAGTTGTAATGCTGAATTAAAAGtctatatctttttttttggaaattaagaaaaaagaaaaaaaaaaaaaaacaaaaaaaaaatttcaactAAAAGCTTCCAACTAACAAAtagtaacaacaacaaaaagagATTGCTAAAGCTTGCTGAGAGCTTATTACAAAGCGTATGTTACATGTAAATAtaacaaggaaaaaaaaaaaaaaaaaaaaaaaaaaaaaatattgaatgaATTCTTGATTATGTCCGAATAGCATATCCAATAATATTCGGTAATCtgcaacaaaaatattattttttattataataattgaCCCACGCAATAGATATAAAGTGATAAATAATGAACAATTGCTTGAATCAAAACTGCTTCCacataattatttaatgtaTCAATATGtacaattttatcaataaacTTCCTAGAGGAGAcagaaaagagaaaaagggAGAATTATCATGAAATTATTAAGATTCCCATATCCTTACCATAATGGAACAATTACAGCCATTGCATGTTTATATTACTATGATGACAATTCTGACGAAAATAACCATAATAACAAAGATTTCTTATTTACCTGCGGCGGTGATAACAAAATTCTAATATGGGATGTACAAGAACTAATAGATACAACCATTGGTAAAAATCAATCAATACCTCAACCTATAGAGGAAGTGTTATATCCTGAAATCAAAGATAGCGATGGTATCAGTCCTACTGCACCATTTAAGCTACAATTCACCAGCATGCAAaacaaaagtttatttatgGCCTTTGATAGCCAAACTTATGTTTTGGTAAACTATTCTCCTAATAATGCTACTACCAATACTAGTAAcactaataacaaaatcatttctttatttgaACCAAAAACCGTGACTGTTATAGATATAGGCTGTATCGGTGGTTATGGATTTGTATTGTTACaacaattatataaaaatgaaaatgatacCAAGGTTGGTATCGACACAACTGCTGGCATGTATTTAGTTAGAGTCTTCAATAGTGATGGGAAgtatatatttgatataCCCTTAATGGAAAACACTGATAGAAAAATAGCTCCAGTAACTTTAATACCGGACCCAACAGAACAATTTTTAGTCatttataacaataataaatctgtATTTGTAATCCAATACgatataaaattgaaaacttttaaaaagcTATATAGGCTACCTCAATACACTAATGTTGAACCGATTCATTATAAAATAGATATGCCACCGCAGGGTAATTTTATTCCATTAGCTAATGTGGTCAACTCGACGAAGCAACCAACAATTTCCTTGGTGGATATGCCAGGCGCTCCACTAGCTCATAATACCACTAATGGTATCATACCCGCTATTCAGACAAAGCAAAGCCAATTTAAGACTATTGTTTCATTAGTTGGCCAATCGGAACCAGATTGTAATATAATCAAATTTTCACCAAGAGT encodes:
- the CKB2 gene encoding casein kinase 2 regulatory subunit CKB2 (similar to Saccharomyces cerevisiae YOR039W | CKB2 | Casein Kinase Beta' subunit), producing the protein MASQTKNQDNSLVKESNNTKVIAKNKASSISSKKNVTQEDIRMNDEEDDDDDDDDDDDNDDDDESDYVEQWIDTFLGKKSHEYFCDIDTDYITDRFNLINLHKFVSCRFSTVIQYIIDELGESTLERMSTKELELLEADANKLYGLIHARYVITIKGLEKMYTKYKDADFGRCPRVFCNYQPLLPIGLHDQPDMDYVKLYCPSCEDLYTPKSSRHSTIDGAFFGTSFPGMFLQQYPQLVPKHPIDNYVPKIFGFELHKHAQLARWQELQRLKHISHLENDLNINVTDDRCYGGYKLQKYKPVKYYENGNSNNNDGNKRR